In a genomic window of Occallatibacter riparius:
- a CDS encoding glycoside hydrolase family 172 protein, whose amino-acid sequence MNRVNRRKLLGGIVSAGAIAGLTGAAAPAYAADAPGGGEIPEGLLDLARLRSYKTRRSSSWDRTGGNGDSVPVMPGKTVTLLDEKGAGVITHIWFTINSEDPHHLKNLVLRMWWDGESSPSVEVPIGDFYGLTLGEYFTYQSALTTVAPVKALNCYFEMPFSSGAKITVTNEGKAPTRNLYYAVDYVTLASLPGDVGRFHAQYRQAAPAKGWTNDWKNNWDKGAGDKPNLNGEGNYVFMEATGRGHFVGVTHGVLQNQEQWFGEGDDMIFIDGETNPTINGTGTEDYYNGAWDFGLQAFAYPHNGAPYMVDPERIGGRYCLYRWHVESPITFEKSIKVTMEHGHANCRSDDFYTVAYWYQTEPHLEFPTLPKAEDRLPRVFAVGGPGAEKAKD is encoded by the coding sequence ATGAACAGAGTGAACCGGCGGAAGCTGCTGGGTGGGATTGTGTCGGCGGGAGCGATTGCTGGATTGACTGGGGCTGCGGCTCCGGCATATGCGGCCGATGCGCCGGGCGGTGGCGAGATTCCGGAGGGGCTGCTGGACCTGGCCCGGCTGCGCAGTTATAAGACGCGGCGGTCATCGAGCTGGGATCGGACGGGTGGCAATGGCGACTCGGTTCCGGTTATGCCGGGGAAGACAGTCACGCTGCTTGATGAGAAGGGTGCAGGAGTAATCACGCACATCTGGTTCACGATCAACTCAGAGGATCCGCATCACCTGAAGAACCTGGTGCTGCGCATGTGGTGGGATGGGGAGTCGTCGCCATCGGTGGAGGTGCCGATTGGAGATTTCTACGGGCTCACGCTGGGCGAGTACTTCACGTATCAGTCGGCGCTGACCACGGTGGCACCGGTGAAGGCGCTGAACTGCTACTTCGAGATGCCGTTCTCAAGTGGGGCGAAGATCACCGTGACCAACGAGGGGAAGGCGCCTACGCGGAATCTCTACTATGCGGTTGATTATGTGACGCTGGCGTCGCTGCCGGGAGATGTGGGGCGGTTCCACGCGCAGTATCGGCAGGCCGCGCCGGCGAAGGGCTGGACGAATGACTGGAAAAACAACTGGGACAAGGGCGCAGGCGACAAGCCGAACCTGAACGGTGAAGGGAACTACGTCTTCATGGAGGCGACTGGGCGTGGGCACTTTGTGGGCGTAACGCACGGCGTGCTGCAGAATCAGGAGCAGTGGTTCGGCGAAGGCGACGACATGATCTTCATCGACGGCGAAACGAATCCCACGATCAACGGCACGGGGACCGAGGACTACTACAATGGGGCGTGGGACTTCGGGCTACAGGCGTTTGCGTATCCGCATAACGGCGCGCCGTACATGGTGGATCCGGAGCGGATTGGCGGGCGTTATTGCCTTTATCGGTGGCATGTCGAGAGCCCCATCACGTTTGAGAAGTCGATCAAAGTGACGATGGAGCACGGGCATGCGAATTGCCGGTCGGATGATTTCTATACGGTGGCTTATTGGTATCAGACGGAGCCGCACTTGGAGTTTCCGACGCTGCCGAAGGCCGAGGATCGCTTGCCGCGGGTGTTTGCTGTGGGTGGGCCGGGGGCGGAGAAGGCGAAAGACTAG
- a CDS encoding DUF5946 family protein, with protein sequence MASEEELLHELMVCTLTLGDATFVHQHVVDAWAVQHATEDSKPIAVMFGLIGLYLHLERGFNGREVQRAHMQLGTPRRTWSMPELPERRGAIRVDDVLEAVPGLDLQVMIDVWCNSVWEACEALHSQIGETCAFELGVW encoded by the coding sequence ATGGCGAGCGAGGAAGAACTGCTGCACGAGTTGATGGTTTGCACGCTGACGCTGGGCGATGCCACGTTCGTCCATCAACACGTGGTGGATGCGTGGGCCGTGCAGCATGCAACGGAGGATTCGAAGCCGATTGCGGTAATGTTTGGCCTGATCGGGCTGTATCTGCACCTGGAGCGGGGATTCAATGGACGCGAGGTGCAGCGAGCGCACATGCAACTGGGCACGCCGCGACGGACATGGTCGATGCCGGAGTTGCCGGAGCGGCGCGGGGCGATTCGGGTCGACGATGTGCTCGAGGCTGTTCCAGGATTGGACCTGCAGGTGATGATCGACGTGTGGTGCAACTCGGTGTGGGAGGCGTGCGAGGCGCTGCATAGCCAGATCGGTGAGACCTGTGCGTTCGAGCTGGGCGTGTGGTGA
- a CDS encoding ATP-binding protein produces the protein MLNLTQRLILGCVALAGLTVWLAVAAHQPMAAAGHPLLSIVLPIAAVAIAIATFLLVLQPIRSLARDTKRIAEGNLEHRTDWAGHDTLGIIAAELNRVAVRLRDLRDSEAGRRQMEFQLSDAVLQSIFEPIIVTDGKGHILKVNQAAAQLLGENAADRMALTNTPGGGKILSAIRDAIAMQKAVAGEGESALLPMRIGKADRSFRLRTTPMRDSEGRLLGTVTTLEDVTSLQNTDRFKTQFIAVASRKLRDPLLQVRRGLYALTKGFAGELSPLQQDLLASTVEDSQKLDDLMADLIEVAEIDVGKREMKLENLRPLAILRDAEARYSDQAAAKQIDIHVNAFADLSPVYADRRAVRSIFDNLLTNALRFTPAEGHILLAAEETKDFVQFTVRDSGTGIEPERLANIFDRFNTSSESGTGMGLALVRRLVQSLGGQIAVESRVGTGTTFRFTLPVAVVEPARHTVEVG, from the coding sequence ATGCTGAATCTCACCCAGCGGTTGATCCTCGGATGCGTTGCACTCGCCGGCCTGACCGTCTGGCTTGCCGTCGCCGCGCATCAGCCCATGGCCGCCGCGGGCCATCCGCTCCTCAGCATTGTCCTTCCCATCGCCGCAGTCGCCATCGCTATCGCGACCTTTCTTCTGGTCCTCCAGCCCATTCGTTCCCTCGCGCGCGACACCAAGCGCATCGCCGAAGGCAACCTCGAACACCGCACCGACTGGGCCGGCCACGACACCCTCGGCATCATCGCCGCCGAACTGAACCGCGTCGCTGTCCGCCTCCGCGACCTGCGCGACTCCGAAGCCGGCCGTCGCCAGATGGAGTTCCAACTCTCCGACGCCGTGCTCCAGTCCATCTTCGAGCCCATCATCGTCACCGACGGCAAAGGGCACATCCTCAAGGTCAACCAGGCAGCCGCGCAGCTTCTCGGCGAGAACGCCGCAGACCGCATGGCCCTGACCAACACACCCGGCGGCGGCAAAATCCTCTCGGCCATCCGCGACGCGATCGCCATGCAGAAGGCTGTTGCCGGCGAAGGCGAGTCGGCGCTGCTGCCCATGCGCATCGGCAAAGCCGATCGCAGCTTCCGCCTCCGCACCACGCCCATGCGCGACTCCGAAGGCCGGCTCCTCGGCACCGTCACCACGCTCGAAGACGTGACCAGCCTGCAGAACACCGACCGGTTTAAGACCCAATTCATCGCCGTCGCCAGCCGCAAGCTGCGCGACCCGCTCCTCCAGGTTCGCCGTGGGCTCTACGCGCTTACAAAAGGCTTTGCCGGCGAGCTCTCGCCGCTTCAGCAAGACCTTCTCGCTTCCACGGTCGAAGACTCACAGAAGCTCGACGACCTCATGGCCGACCTCATCGAAGTCGCTGAAATCGACGTGGGCAAGCGCGAGATGAAGCTCGAGAACCTTCGTCCGCTTGCGATCCTGCGCGATGCCGAAGCGCGCTACTCCGACCAGGCCGCTGCAAAGCAGATCGACATTCACGTAAACGCCTTTGCCGATCTCTCGCCCGTCTACGCGGACCGCCGCGCGGTGCGCAGCATCTTCGATAATCTCCTCACAAACGCGCTGCGTTTCACCCCGGCCGAAGGCCACATCCTGCTCGCGGCCGAGGAGACCAAAGACTTCGTCCAATTCACGGTGCGCGACTCCGGCACCGGCATCGAACCCGAGCGGCTCGCCAACATCTTCGATCGCTTCAATACATCGTCCGAATCCGGTACCGGCATGGGACTCGCCCTGGTGCGCCGCCTCGTGCAGTCGCTCGGCGGCCAGATCGCCGTCGAGAGCCGCGTCGGCACCGGCACAACCTTCCGCTTCACACTTCCCGTGGCAGTGGTTGAACCGGCACGGCACACCGTCGAGGTCGGTTAG
- a CDS encoding glycosyltransferase produces the protein MRLEEKLALVIPTLNEAECLPAMLERVLAVMAALPVAFEILVVDDDSPDATAAVVAAIAEREPRVRLLVRRGERGLAGAILHGWQNTDASLLGVMDADMQHPPEVLRELVNAMEAGADVALASRFAALGAGHRWRNPLRRLATAVSIWMARPLQPAEFRVSDPLSGYFLVRRRCVAGVAFRQTGFKLLLEILTRGRLRSVVEVPFEFGRRGGGRSKAGARVAWDYVLLLCRLYQEKWKAMVGAPESSAE, from the coding sequence ATGCGGTTGGAAGAGAAGTTGGCGCTGGTGATTCCGACGTTGAATGAAGCTGAGTGCCTGCCGGCGATGCTGGAGCGTGTGCTGGCGGTGATGGCGGCGCTGCCGGTTGCGTTCGAAATATTGGTGGTGGATGACGATAGCCCTGATGCGACCGCGGCGGTGGTGGCTGCGATCGCGGAGCGGGAGCCGAGGGTGCGGCTGCTGGTGCGGCGCGGAGAGCGCGGGCTGGCCGGGGCGATTCTGCATGGATGGCAAAACACCGATGCATCGCTGCTTGGGGTGATGGATGCGGACATGCAGCATCCGCCGGAGGTGCTGCGTGAGCTGGTGAATGCGATGGAGGCGGGTGCGGATGTTGCGCTGGCAAGCCGGTTCGCTGCGCTGGGGGCGGGGCATAGGTGGAGGAATCCGCTGCGACGGCTGGCTACGGCGGTGTCGATCTGGATGGCGCGGCCGCTGCAGCCCGCGGAGTTTCGCGTGAGTGATCCGTTGTCGGGGTACTTCCTGGTGCGGCGGCGGTGCGTGGCGGGGGTTGCGTTTCGGCAGACGGGGTTCAAGCTGCTGCTGGAGATTTTGACGCGAGGGCGGTTGCGCTCCGTCGTGGAAGTCCCGTTTGAATTTGGACGGCGTGGTGGCGGGCGGAGTAAGGCGGGAGCGCGGGTGGCGTGGGATTATGTGTTGCTGCTGTGCAGGCTTTATCAGGAGAAGTGGAAGGCTATGGTTGGAGCCCCTGAGAGTTCGGCGGAGTGA
- a CDS encoding DUF2089 domain-containing protein has protein sequence MASAGKPDSEWQEVLRIAQGAPIVIERVSIPDKGIAVEGAFAPPQLARLTLEDQVFVVAFLRSHGSIKEMEQVFGVSYPTIKARLNRIAGQLEFVETNPSPSRAEVLNRLSRGELSADDAIRALEALND, from the coding sequence ATGGCATCAGCAGGCAAGCCGGACTCCGAGTGGCAGGAAGTCCTTAGAATCGCCCAGGGCGCGCCCATCGTCATCGAGCGCGTCTCCATCCCAGACAAGGGAATCGCCGTCGAGGGCGCCTTTGCACCCCCCCAGCTAGCCCGCCTCACCCTGGAAGACCAGGTCTTCGTGGTCGCCTTCCTGCGCTCCCACGGCTCCATCAAGGAGATGGAACAGGTCTTCGGCGTGAGCTACCCCACCATCAAGGCCCGGCTGAACCGGATCGCCGGCCAGCTCGAATTCGTGGAAACCAACCCGTCGCCTTCCCGAGCAGAAGTACTCAACCGTCTCAGCCGCGGCGAACTGTCGGCCGACGATGCCATCCGTGCGCTCGAAGCGCTGAATGATTAG
- a CDS encoding SHOCT-like domain-containing protein translates to MNENRRQILQMLADGKITADEADRLIAALDPVNVLGEFSGKTSNGATVKTRSKYLRVLVEADESSTGLKGLTTVNVRVPMQLLRAGVRLAALIPQQAHGQLDEALSKHGVPITLSQIKPENLEELIDHLEDLTVDVDGAEGNKTKVRVFCE, encoded by the coding sequence ATGAACGAGAATCGCAGACAGATTCTGCAAATGCTTGCAGATGGAAAGATCACAGCAGACGAAGCCGACCGGCTGATTGCGGCGCTGGATCCGGTGAATGTGCTTGGGGAGTTTTCAGGCAAGACCAGCAACGGCGCCACGGTCAAGACACGGTCCAAGTACCTGCGGGTGTTGGTGGAGGCAGACGAGTCTTCAACCGGGCTAAAGGGCCTGACGACCGTGAATGTCCGCGTGCCGATGCAGTTGCTGCGGGCGGGCGTACGGCTGGCCGCGCTGATTCCCCAGCAGGCGCACGGCCAACTGGACGAAGCACTCAGCAAGCACGGTGTGCCGATCACCCTGTCGCAGATCAAGCCAGAGAACCTGGAGGAACTGATCGACCACCTCGAGGATCTGACGGTGGATGTCGATGGTGCGGAAGGAAACAAGACCAAGGTGCGGGTCTTCTGCGAATAG
- a CDS encoding DUF1330 domain-containing protein, whose product MLHKRLTLISALGIGLVIVATTARGTPSAVPKAYAIAEINVTDPVAYKSYVDAVTPVVADSGGKYLVRAGVVVPVEGDAPTGRFVIIEFPSLAVARSFETSPQYLKIASLRQRASRSRLFLVEALRLTERARPRIVSFQRRFTRH is encoded by the coding sequence ATGCTTCACAAGCGACTCACGCTTATATCTGCGTTGGGGATTGGCCTTGTAATAGTAGCGACGACAGCACGAGGCACACCGTCAGCAGTTCCAAAGGCTTACGCGATCGCTGAGATCAACGTGACTGATCCAGTTGCATATAAGAGCTACGTAGATGCCGTCACGCCCGTTGTGGCCGATTCTGGAGGGAAATATCTCGTTCGTGCCGGAGTTGTCGTTCCCGTCGAAGGAGACGCTCCAACTGGCCGGTTCGTAATCATTGAATTTCCCAGCTTGGCAGTCGCAAGGTCTTTTGAAACGTCGCCCCAGTACCTGAAGATTGCGTCCCTTCGGCAAAGAGCCTCGCGAAGCAGACTGTTTCTGGTCGAGGCTCTTCGTCTCACTGAGCGGGCCCGTCCGCGAATTGTCAGCTTCCAGCGGCGATTCACCCGGCACTGA
- a CDS encoding DUF6798 domain-containing protein, protein MPFSERKPFPILRLAGLTLAALAIHGYYFGVEDAEIYVPAAKKLANPALYPFSPEFFLDHEHLSIFGSVVAATSHFTHLPIDWSIFLWYVVCLFGMIASCWLIASGCFTSSRARWSAVGIVTAVLAMPAANTALLLNDPYLTARSFSTPLTLIALGGLLQRRYALAGVTALITGLFHPQMVAYLMVLAVVILVTEQSKARAKHPVPALASAIAVLPTGFDFKPATGAYREVLYSRDYYFLYNWQWYHWLGMLAPLAILAWFWRGRLRGTTDSFSLLSFVMIPFGILSIVAAIVISSSPIFDNFIRLQPLRTFHLITIVFVILLAGVFGEFAGIRRDGRSRTWAIPALAGSLAIGMFFVGRATYPHSQQIELPAATSPNAWVNTLLWIRQNTPEDAVFAVDSHYLRDDLTDSHGFRAVSERSALADYYKDSGAASLFPTLADEWKQMSTATTGLNHFTQADFQRLNTEYPAVTWTVVHGPALTGLNCPYQQQGYAVCRIPSATSPSTTLSATTLSF, encoded by the coding sequence GTGCCCTTTAGCGAACGTAAGCCTTTCCCCATCCTGCGCCTCGCGGGCCTCACCCTTGCGGCCCTTGCCATTCACGGCTACTACTTCGGCGTTGAAGACGCCGAAATCTACGTCCCCGCCGCCAAAAAGCTCGCCAACCCCGCGCTCTACCCCTTCTCGCCCGAGTTCTTCCTCGATCACGAGCACCTCTCCATCTTCGGATCCGTCGTCGCAGCCACGTCGCACTTCACCCATCTGCCCATCGACTGGTCCATCTTCCTCTGGTACGTCGTCTGCCTCTTCGGCATGATCGCCTCCTGCTGGCTCATTGCTTCGGGCTGCTTCACCTCTTCGCGCGCGCGCTGGTCCGCTGTCGGCATCGTCACCGCGGTCCTGGCCATGCCCGCTGCCAACACCGCGCTCCTGCTCAACGACCCCTACCTGACCGCCCGCTCCTTCTCCACCCCGCTCACGCTCATCGCGCTCGGCGGCCTGCTCCAGCGCCGATACGCCCTTGCTGGAGTCACCGCCCTCATCACCGGCCTCTTCCATCCGCAGATGGTCGCCTACCTCATGGTGCTCGCCGTCGTGATCCTGGTGACCGAGCAGAGCAAGGCCCGCGCCAAGCACCCGGTACCCGCCCTCGCCTCAGCCATCGCCGTCCTTCCCACCGGCTTTGACTTCAAGCCCGCGACCGGCGCCTATCGCGAAGTGCTCTACTCGCGCGACTATTACTTCCTCTACAACTGGCAGTGGTATCACTGGTTGGGAATGCTCGCTCCCCTCGCGATCCTCGCCTGGTTCTGGCGCGGACGCCTTCGCGGGACCACCGATTCTTTCTCCCTGCTCAGTTTCGTCATGATCCCGTTCGGCATCCTGTCGATTGTCGCGGCGATCGTCATCTCCAGCTCGCCCATCTTCGACAACTTCATCCGCCTTCAGCCCCTGCGCACCTTCCACCTCATCACTATCGTCTTCGTCATCCTCCTCGCCGGGGTCTTTGGAGAATTCGCCGGCATCCGCCGCGACGGCCGCAGCCGCACCTGGGCCATTCCCGCCCTCGCCGGCTCGCTTGCCATTGGAATGTTCTTCGTTGGCCGCGCCACCTATCCGCACAGCCAGCAGATCGAGTTGCCCGCCGCAACCAGTCCCAACGCGTGGGTCAACACCCTGCTCTGGATCCGCCAGAACACCCCCGAAGACGCTGTCTTCGCCGTCGACTCCCACTACCTCCGCGACGACCTCACCGACTCCCACGGATTCCGCGCCGTCTCCGAGCGCTCCGCCCTCGCCGACTACTACAAGGACTCGGGCGCAGCCTCGCTCTTTCCCACCCTGGCCGACGAGTGGAAGCAGATGAGCACCGCCACCACCGGCCTCAATCACTTCACCCAGGCCGACTTCCAGCGTCTCAACACCGAATACCCCGCCGTCACCTGGACCGTAGTCCACGGCCCTGCCCTCACCGGCCTAAATTGCCCCTACCAGCAGCAGGGCTACGCCGTCTGCCGCATCCCATCCGCAACTTCGCCATCCACGACTCTGTCAGCCACAACCTTGTCATTCTGA
- a CDS encoding GspMb/PilO family protein → MNVKNSDVWRERLASPLTWHYVGFSILLVAVIALATRFALDWAATSASTTDALAEKQIQLKSLELQTAPLRGLDKKIDQTRTDIKDFYAKRIPPSYSEIATQIGALEVKSGVRLTRLQYAQKPPENNLSEITLDAGITGEYPKIMHFINSLERSKTLFVIRGMGLTGQQGGAVNLRLQLSTWLRPADAAASGLPPQQENPQAQEAQPQ, encoded by the coding sequence ATGAACGTGAAGAACTCTGACGTCTGGCGCGAGCGGCTCGCCTCCCCGCTCACTTGGCACTACGTGGGATTTTCGATTCTGCTCGTCGCTGTCATCGCCCTGGCCACGCGCTTCGCACTCGACTGGGCCGCCACCAGCGCCAGCACCACCGACGCGCTCGCGGAAAAACAAATCCAGCTCAAGTCACTGGAACTGCAGACAGCGCCTCTGCGCGGCCTCGACAAGAAGATCGACCAGACCCGGACCGACATCAAGGACTTCTACGCCAAGCGAATTCCGCCCAGCTACTCCGAGATCGCCACGCAGATCGGCGCTCTCGAAGTGAAGTCCGGCGTGCGCCTCACACGCCTGCAGTACGCACAGAAGCCGCCCGAGAATAATCTCTCTGAGATCACGCTCGACGCCGGTATCACCGGCGAATACCCGAAGATCATGCACTTCATCAACTCGCTCGAGCGGAGCAAGACCCTGTTCGTCATCCGCGGCATGGGCCTCACTGGCCAGCAGGGCGGCGCGGTCAACCTGCGCCTGCAGCTCTCCACATGGCTGCGCCCGGCAGACGCAGCCGCCAGCGGCCTGCCGCCGCAACAGGAAAATCCTCAGGCGCAGGAGGCGCAGCCGCAATGA
- a CDS encoding universal stress protein, with protein MPEVKLERRAQEGKLRIYIGAAPGVGKTYDMLNDAWRMMHQEGIDVVIGFVEPHGRPETSARIRDLEIIPQRVVQYRDVKFKELDVDAILARKPHTVLVDELAHTNVPGSRNQKRYEDVLELLEAGINVMTAVNIQHLETLNDAVSRSANTEIRETVPDSFFKRADEVVNVDVTVTELRNRLRQGKIYAADKVEKALANFFRIGNLNLLRELALRTTAEQVSRRESEYRRTQGLEQATVPEKVMVCLSPRPGTEKLIRVGARIAGRLATNWYAVFVSKPKDPKMADPEARHRIEEYERMARDLGATVVKLEDKNVSDALIRFAQQESISHVVFGQSARSRWEILLRGSTLNRFLAEVRDVTVQVVPTQKSARRSA; from the coding sequence ATGCCCGAAGTCAAGCTCGAACGTCGCGCGCAGGAAGGCAAGCTACGGATCTACATCGGCGCGGCGCCCGGAGTCGGAAAGACCTACGACATGCTCAACGATGCCTGGCGCATGATGCACCAGGAAGGCATCGACGTCGTCATCGGCTTTGTAGAACCGCATGGCCGCCCTGAGACCAGCGCCCGGATCCGCGATCTGGAGATCATCCCGCAGCGAGTGGTTCAATATCGCGACGTTAAGTTCAAAGAGCTCGACGTGGACGCGATACTCGCCCGCAAACCGCATACAGTCCTCGTCGACGAACTGGCGCACACCAACGTGCCCGGCAGTCGCAACCAGAAGCGCTACGAAGACGTGCTGGAGCTGCTCGAAGCCGGCATTAACGTAATGACCGCCGTCAACATTCAGCATCTTGAGACTCTGAATGACGCGGTCAGCCGCTCCGCCAACACGGAGATCCGCGAAACCGTTCCCGACAGCTTCTTTAAGCGCGCTGATGAAGTGGTCAACGTCGATGTCACGGTGACGGAGCTTCGCAACCGATTGCGCCAGGGCAAGATTTACGCTGCCGACAAGGTCGAGAAGGCGCTCGCTAACTTCTTCCGAATCGGGAACCTGAACCTTCTGCGGGAACTGGCTCTGCGCACCACTGCGGAGCAGGTCTCCCGGCGCGAGTCCGAGTACCGCCGTACCCAGGGACTCGAACAAGCCACCGTCCCCGAGAAGGTCATGGTCTGCCTGAGCCCGCGGCCCGGCACTGAGAAGCTGATCCGCGTGGGCGCGCGCATTGCCGGCCGTCTCGCGACTAACTGGTACGCCGTCTTTGTCTCCAAGCCCAAGGATCCGAAGATGGCCGATCCCGAGGCACGCCACCGCATCGAGGAGTATGAGCGCATGGCCCGCGACCTGGGCGCCACGGTCGTCAAGCTCGAAGACAAGAACGTCTCGGATGCTTTGATCCGCTTCGCTCAGCAGGAAAGCATCTCGCACGTCGTCTTCGGCCAGTCCGCCCGCTCGCGCTGGGAGATCCTGCTCCGGGGTTCAACCCTGAACCGTTTCCTCGCCGAAGTCCGCGACGTCACGGTTCAGGTCGTCCCTACACAGAAGTCCGCTCGACGCTCCGCCTGA
- a CDS encoding glycosyltransferase family protein yields the protein MRLPALPSAILPVAFFSVLGFLVMGYHPGAEDDAVYLAAIKSRLNPALYPHDSAFFKLQMQASVFDTAMAAFVRLTHIPLAWAELLGQLLAIVLIFWASWRILCILFDEIPARWGGLAVLSAMLTLPIAGTALYIADQYLHPRNLATALILLACLRVLERRWITAPLLLTAAILLHPMMGAFGLSFCAFLALTHSPTILAKLNRFTRTPQHALAVLPIGWILKPPPPGWVDAMRPRHCFWLYQWTWYEWLGALAPLILFYALMRWVRARGETPLARFSIAVLLFALFHQAIAMILCGPSALVVLATTEPMRYLQLVYIFLALVGGALLGRSILKAHAARWTIFLLVLNIPMFLVQRHLFAATPHIELPGAPSTNPWLQAFTWIRVNTPPDAYFAAGPQYLAAPAEDMHSFRALAEHSILADDLKDRSVLSKAPALIPEWQRQLNAQQGWDRFQLADFKQLKRNVGVEWLLLDRTPPPGLQCPWSSQQIFVCRIP from the coding sequence TTGCGACTCCCGGCCTTACCCTCGGCAATACTGCCAGTCGCGTTCTTCTCGGTCCTCGGCTTTCTCGTAATGGGCTATCATCCCGGCGCCGAAGACGACGCCGTCTACCTCGCCGCCATCAAATCCAGGCTCAACCCCGCCCTTTACCCGCACGACTCCGCCTTCTTCAAGCTCCAAATGCAGGCCAGCGTCTTCGACACCGCGATGGCCGCCTTCGTCCGCCTCACGCACATTCCCCTCGCGTGGGCCGAACTCCTTGGTCAGCTTCTCGCCATCGTTCTCATCTTCTGGGCCTCGTGGCGCATCCTCTGCATCCTCTTCGACGAAATACCCGCGCGCTGGGGTGGTCTTGCTGTCCTCTCTGCCATGCTCACGCTCCCCATCGCCGGAACAGCCCTCTACATCGCCGACCAATATCTGCATCCACGCAATCTCGCCACCGCACTCATCCTCCTCGCCTGCCTCCGCGTACTCGAACGCCGCTGGATCACCGCCCCCCTCCTCCTCACCGCAGCCATCCTGCTCCACCCCATGATGGGCGCATTCGGCCTCTCTTTCTGCGCCTTCCTCGCCCTCACCCACAGCCCCACCATCCTCGCGAAGCTCAACCGCTTCACCCGCACCCCCCAGCACGCACTCGCCGTCCTCCCCATCGGCTGGATCCTAAAACCCCCGCCCCCCGGCTGGGTCGATGCCATGCGTCCCCGCCACTGCTTCTGGCTCTACCAATGGACCTGGTATGAGTGGCTCGGCGCACTCGCTCCGCTCATCCTCTTTTATGCGCTCATGCGCTGGGTCCGCGCCCGTGGCGAAACCCCGCTCGCCCGCTTCTCCATCGCCGTACTGCTCTTCGCCCTCTTCCACCAGGCAATCGCCATGATCCTCTGCGGCCCCAGCGCTCTCGTCGTGCTCGCCACAACGGAGCCCATGCGCTACCTCCAGCTCGTCTACATCTTTCTCGCTCTCGTCGGTGGCGCGCTGCTCGGCCGCAGCATTCTCAAAGCCCACGCGGCCCGCTGGACCATCTTCCTCCTCGTCCTCAACATCCCTATGTTCCTCGTCCAGCGCCATCTCTTCGCCGCGACGCCTCACATCGAGCTCCCCGGAGCCCCCAGCACTAACCCATGGCTACAGGCCTTCACTTGGATCCGCGTCAACACGCCTCCCGATGCGTACTTCGCCGCCGGCCCCCAATACCTCGCCGCTCCCGCAGAAGACATGCACAGCTTCCGCGCCCTCGCCGAGCACAGCATCCTCGCCGACGACCTCAAGGACCGCTCCGTCCTCAGCAAGGCCCCCGCTCTCATCCCCGAGTGGCAACGCCAGCTCAATGCCCAGCAAGGATGGGATCGCTTCCAGCTAGCCGACTTCAAGCAGCTCAAACGCAACGTCGGAGTCGAATGGCTTCTACTCGATCGCACCCCACCCCCCGGCCTCCAGTGTCCCTGGTCCAGTCAGCAGATCTTCGTCTGCCGCATTCCTTGA
- a CDS encoding Lcl C-terminal domain-containing protein has product MNAKVILSLLFGVALISAAQSSTEQRVFAQETSVTGTWTDPSTRLMWAGGDNGRDVSWKAAVKYCRDLRLAGYSDWRLATVAELGAIYDRNANAPGLAGSGKDSSFTYHVKGNLFLTGDQWSSERINDDRGHPSGYAWYYDFNEGRSDNEPSGFPYSSSLMRALCVRGTGR; this is encoded by the coding sequence ATGAACGCCAAGGTGATCCTGAGCCTTCTCTTCGGTGTTGCCCTGATTTCCGCCGCTCAATCTTCGACGGAGCAACGTGTCTTCGCACAGGAGACATCAGTAACCGGTACTTGGACTGATCCATCCACGCGGCTGATGTGGGCCGGTGGAGATAACGGGAGAGACGTGAGTTGGAAGGCTGCTGTAAAGTACTGCCGCGATCTCCGATTGGCCGGGTACTCGGACTGGCGACTGGCGACAGTTGCTGAGTTGGGGGCGATCTACGACCGCAATGCCAATGCTCCCGGATTAGCAGGCTCGGGCAAAGACAGTTCCTTCACTTATCACGTGAAGGGCAACCTGTTCCTGACCGGTGATCAGTGGAGCAGTGAGCGCATAAACGATGATCGTGGACATCCATCGGGTTACGCGTGGTATTACGACTTCAACGAGGGAAGGTCAGACAATGAGCCGAGCGGGTTCCCCTACTCCTCCTCACTTATGCGTGCGCTCTGCGTGCGAGGCACCGGGAGGTAG